One Fusarium poae strain DAOMC 252244 chromosome 4, whole genome shotgun sequence DNA window includes the following coding sequences:
- a CDS encoding hypothetical protein (BUSCO:22627at5125): MKSRALHQVALRRAILSRPHVTPLAIRSASSVSQRPNSNFVSFPGALKSAFTSSLKFESPESYPALSTYRVVDQHGVVVDESFKPDISNEEVIRLYKDMVFISIMDLIMFDAQRQGRLSFYMVSAGEEAVSIGSSSVLDREDVMFTQYREQGVFKERGFTAKDFMGQLFGNVRDPSRGRSMPVHYGSKELNIHSVSSPLATQLPHASGAAYALKMQKLQNPSSKARVAVAYFGEGAASEGDFHAALNIAATRACPAIFICRNNGYAISTPTLDQYRGDGIASRGIGYGIDTIRVDGNDIWAVREVVKKAREMALEDGGKPILIEAMTYRVSHHSTSDDSFAYRARVEVEDWKRRDNPITRLRKWMEAQGIWDEAKEKEARTDLRKEILKAFSEAEREKKPPMRSMFEDMYEEMTDDLKAQMKELKEMLDKYPEEYDVSEFEGGKDTLKP; the protein is encoded by the exons ATGAAGTCTCGCGCTCTACATCAAGTCGCCCTCAGAAGGGCTATCCTTTCCAGACCGCATGTAACACCCCTTGCTATTCGATCAGCCAGCAGTGTATCGCAGCGACCTAATTCGAACTTTGTCTCGTTCCCCGGTGCATTGAAGAGCGCATTCACAAGCAGCCTCAAATTCGAATCTCCCGAGTCCTATCCTGCATTGTCGACGTATCGCGTTGTAGACCAACATGGAGTAGTTGTGGATGAATCGTTCAAGCCGGATATCTCTAACGAGGAGGTCATTCGCTTGTATAAAGATATGGTGTTCATCTCAATTATGGATCTGATAATGTTTGATGCGCAAAGACAAGGCCGACTCAGCTTCTATATGGTGAGTGCAGGCGAAGAGGCTGTCAGCATCGGCAGCTCAAGCGTGTTGGATCGAGAGGATGTTATGTTTACCCAGTATCGAGAGCAAGGCGTGTTCAAGGAGCGAGGTTTCACAGCAAAAGACTTTATGGGTCAATTATTTGGCAACGTACGGGATCCAAGTCGGGGACGCAGTATGCCTGTTCACTACGGAAGCAAAGAATTGAATATT CACTCGGTTTCATCGCCGTTAGCGACACAACTTCCCCATGCTTCAGGAGCCGCATATGCTCTCAAGATGCAAAAACTTCAGAACCCAAGTTCCAAGGCTCGTGTGGCAGTGGCATACTTTGGTGAAGGCGCGGCAAGTGAAGGAGACTTCCATGCAGCTCTCAACATTGCAGCCACACGAGCTTGCCCTGCTATCTTTATCTGCCGAAATAACGGCTACGCCATTTCAACACCTACGCTAGATCAGTATCGCGGCGATGGTATTGCCAGCCGAGGTATCGGTTACGGTATTGATACTATCCGTGTCGACGGTAACGATATCTGGGCGGTTAGAGAAGTCGTAAAGAAGGCCCGCGAAATGGCCCTCGAGGATGGTGGCAAGCCAATCCTGATCGAGGCCATGACCTACCGTGTCTCACACCACAGTACATCTGACGACTCGTTCGCTTACCGTGCGCGAGTCGAGGTTGAGGATTGGAAGCGTCGCGACAACCCCATCACACGTCTGCGAAAGTGGATGGAGGCTCAAGGGATCTGGGAtgaggccaaggagaaggaggccCGTACTGATCTGCGAAAGGAGATTCTCAAGGCTTTTAGCGAGGcggagagggagaagaaacCACCGATGCGAAGCATGTTTGAGGATATGTACGAGGAGATGACAGATGACTTGAAGGCTCAGATgaaggagctcaaggagaTGTTGGACAAGTACCCTGAGGAGTATGATGTTTCTGAATTTGAGGGTGGCAAGGATACCTTGAAGCCATAG
- a CDS encoding hypothetical protein (BUSCO:37320at5125): MASRTALRGFSCSLNPSRFSQTFVRPFSSANVVRKNYQTPTSDRPTHFGYETVTEAEKQQRVAGVFTSVAETYDKMNDFMSLGIHRLWKDYFISSLNPGSTNPPGQSQRILDVAGGTGDIAFRHLQHAHEFNCNPNVSVIISDINPDMLAVGRQRSLALPASHQAALSFLEANAEVLPSQIEDNSLDLYTVAFGIRNFSNIPAALKEAHRVLKPGGVFACLEFSKVDKHPIFNTIYKQWSFKGIPLIGQLVAGDRDSYQYLVESIERFPSQTQFRDMIKDAGFVVAGEGYEDLTGGIAAIHKGMKPI; this comes from the exons ATGGCCTCTCGCACAGCTCTCCGGGGCTTTTCCTGTTCATTGAACCCTTCGAGATTTTCTCAGACCTTTGTTCGACCTTTTTCCTCCGCAAACGTTGTCCGCAAGAACTACCAAACCCCTACATCTGATCGCCCTACCCACTTTGGCTATGAGACCGTTACCGAAGCCGAGAAACAACAGCGTGTTGCTGGTGTCTTTACCAGTGTTGCTGAGACTTATGATAAGATGAATGATTTCATGTCTTTGGGAATTCACCGTCTATGGAA AGACTATTTTATCTCTTCTCTGAACCCTGGCTCTACGAACCCCCCTGGACAGTCACAACGCATTCTTGATGTTGCTGGTGGAACTGGTGATATTGCCTTCCGCCACCTTCAGCACGCCCACGAGTTCAATTGCAATCCCAATGTCTCCGTTATCATCTCCGACATCAACCCGGACATGCTGGCAGTTGGTCGCCAGCGTTCGCTTGCCCTTCCCGCATCCCACCAGGCTGCTCTCTCTTTCCTAGAAGCCAACGCCGAAGTCCTCCCTTCTCAAATCGAGGATAACTCTCTCGACCTCTACACTGTTGCCTTCGGTATCCGCAACTTTTCCAATATCCCTGCTGCGCTGAAGGAAGCTCACAGAGTTCTTAAGCCTGGTGGTGTGTTTGCTTGTCTTGAGTTCTCAAAGGTCGACAAGCACCCTATCTTCAATACTATCTACAAGCAGTGGTCTTTCAAGGGTATTCCTCTGATCGGCCAGCTAGTGGCAGGTGATAGAGACAGTTACCAATATCTGGTGGAGAGTATCGAGAGATTCCCCAGCCAAACCCAGTTCAGGGACATGATCAAGGACGCCGgctttgttgttgctggtgaGGGTTATGAGGATCTTACTGGTGGCATTGCCGCTATTCACAAGGGCATGAAGCCTATCTAA
- a CDS encoding hypothetical protein (BUSCO:21542at5125), with protein sequence MAAQRPYNNTGSGYLQNGATGGLPPTGAAPLLPNQGRVLQTGPLRVLCIADVRGNLRSLNDLAKQARADHIIHTGDFGFYDDTSLERIAEKTLKHVAQYSPLISEPVKKAIQQGGPGPVKTRFPPNELPLSELPLLISGEVKLDVPVYTVWGACEDVRVLEKFRTGEYKVPNLHIIDEARSMLLEVGGVKLRLLGLGGAVVMHKLFDNGEGRTTIAGGQGTMWTTLLQMGELVDTAHRVYDPTETRIFVTHASPAREGILNQLSVTLKADFSISAGLHFRYGSSYNEFSVNPTLDHYRGKLAASKASFNDVWETVKGEVEPAIQQNEAQQNLLKNALQIVEKMPTTAAGGNPFGGPVAGQASLGQVDESAFKNMWNFNLADAAFGYLVLEIQDGRIGTEMRAQGFNFSHRGAKQQPGVPPTTAGPTGIPSPAPPSTQSSAPPSHQPTAFSSSPATPQPAPTSSSPAPSANNKDSEKTASSAGANGSAHAPERVSSPAPKTPASDIIGLFIMNVSTEEQCRDLFSDEDKHKILKVDKWGNSNKVVQFKTIEDRDTALDRLPDDVKTRTQEDRSKPLVKVFQHRENKTYATRGGAGNWGASGRGGATNTSGYRSAGGASDSESNRRGGRGGRGGRGGDRGRGGRGRGGLKGDTSSPAAAPSTPAE encoded by the exons ATGGCTGCT CAGCGACCGTACAATAACACGGGCTCAGGCTACCTCCAGAACGGTGCGACCGGCGGTCTACCTCCTACCGGTGCCGCACCACTCTTGCCAAACCAGGGCCGCGTTCTCCAGACTGGTCCCCTAAGGGTTCTCTGCATTGCCGATGTCCGAG GAAACTTGAGATCACTCAACGATCTTGCGAAACAGGCTCGAGCTGACCACATCATCCACACTGGTGATTTCGGTTTTTACGACGACACTTCCTTGGAGCGAATCGCCGAGAAGACGCTTAAGCATGTTGCTCAGTACTCTCCCTTGATCTCTGAGCCTGTCAAGAAGGCCATCCAACAAGGTGGCCCTGGCCCAGTCAAGACTCGGTTTCCCCCTAATGAGCTCCCGCTCTCCGAGTTGCCTCTCCTCATCAGCGGCGAGGTCAAGCTTGATGTTCCTGTCTACACTGTCTGGGGTGCCTGTGAAGATGTCCGAGTATTGGAAAAGTTCCGAACAGGCGAGTATAAGGTACCTAACCTGCACATTATTGACGAGGCTCGATCAATGCTACTGGAGGTTGGCGGTGTCAAACTACGACTacttggtcttggtggtgCTGTTGTCATGCACAAGCTGTTCGATAATGGCGAAGGCCGCACTACTATTGCTGGTGGCCAGGGAACTATGTGGACGACTCTCTTGCAAATGGGCGAACTTGTCGACACCGCTCACCGTGTTTACGACCCTACCGAAACCCGCATTTTTGTCACGCATGCGTCCCCAGCTCGTGAGGGTATCCTGAACCAGCTTTCAGTAACCCTCAAGGCCGACTTTTCTATTTCTGCCGGACTTCACTTCCGATATGGTAGCTCTTACAACGAGTTCAGTGTCAACCCTACTCTCGACCATTACCGAGGCAAGCTCGCCGCCTCCAAGGCTTCTTTCAACGACGTGTGGGAAACTGTCAAGGGTGAAGTGGAACCTGCTATTCAACAGAATGAAGCTCAGCAGAATCTCCTGAAGAACGCCCTTCAAATCGTCGAGAAGATGCCTACTACAGCCGCTGGTGGCAACCCCTTCGGTGGCCCTGTTGCTGGTCAGGCTTCTCTTGGACAAGTCGACGAGAGTGCTTTCAAGAACATGTGGAACTTTAACCTTGCTGATGCTGCTTTCGGTTACCTGGTCCTCGAGATCCAGGACGGTCGTATCGGTACGGAGATGAGGGCCCAAGGATTCAACTTTTCCCACCGAGGCGCCAAGCAGCAACCCGGCGTTCCTCCCACTACAGCTGGCCCAACTGGCATCCCCTCGCCCGCCCCTCCCTCAACCCAGTCCAGCGCTCCCCCCTCCCACCAGCCGACAGCCTTCAGCAGTTCA CCCGCCACCCCTCAACCTGCCCCAACCTCAAGCAGTCCCGCTCCGTCCGCCAACAACAAGGACTCAGAGAAGACCGCATCTTCCGCTGGCGCTAATGGCTCAGCCCATGCTCCCGAACGTGTCTCCTCTCCCGCCCCCAAGACGCCCGCCTCTGATATCATTGGACTCTTCATTATGAATGTCAGCACCGAAGAGCAATGCCGAGATCTTTTCAGCGACGAGGACAAGCACAAAATCTTGAAGGTCGACAAGTGGGGTAACTCCAACAAGGTTGTTCAGTTTAAGACAATTGAGGACCGTGATACCGCCCTGGACAGACTTCCCGATGATGTTAAGACTCGGACTCAAGAGGACCGATCTAAGCCTCTGGTTAAGGTCTTCCAACATCGCGAAAACAAGACATACGCCACCCGAGGCGGTGCTGGTAACTGGGGTGCCAGTGGACGCGGCGGAGCCACCAACACCAGCGGATACCGTAGTGCGGGAGGCGCCAGCGATTCTGAATCCAACCGACGCGGTGGCCGAGGTGGCCGCGGTGGTCGGGGTGGAGATCGCGGTCGTGGTGGACGTGGACGTGGTGGTCTCAAGGGAGACACATCAtctcctgctgctgctcccTCAACACCCGCCGAATAA
- a CDS encoding hypothetical protein (BUSCO:7182at5125), with amino-acid sequence MSLNRPLSFIGGPTPYQESLPRPPPDGRFLTVDTRRALKRTDSEGSATETSPVNGDPNKRPHQLSPNQRSNSFEQGPKSPLSPTLSLRDVQADSQFSLTNIDNPSDIALELSNLQALRRLSMDVGNNKDPDMPPMSLMAMPTIAPSGDDDENDPSRLLWVPARVHPELAPGEFKSFLENRVQSIKRRSGDSFLSADTDMSEGDSGIGGLRRKKSMLSRQIDSSSDRGSVDYVDGADRLDRKRSRGHSHELSLEELVKDPTKAVQKFAQESQIAPTGPEGSIDDLPILPAAPGMGLRRSTRTTYRKGGSIRTGPLARRSGHRQQPSGDLTSALEAPPGHGLSRVQSEPVADNYSRQNQAVKRPQNLSQESLEDFEHYDGASHGTNGGYTDTFQEQLPVRSSPSLSTVDTSSYKDSQDQSQQKFPKRSSSQNAKNPPVSQRMSEPEPPIEEEPSRSSRRSFSRQTAPQPAAQQQTSRSSYPQSQSLNDNLAANPSLIPGSGASRTDSLTFIPTLTPEERKPDKKSKKDKDDEAGSTKSGSAWKWFKSSEDKDKKKDESKRSKTKSLGDRGQDNARLDVIQTSIDKNAPKGRESLVLDRDNVENKLQEERKKESHRKSDSKRDKDGSIFSSIFGGSKKKEEKERNSKKTQHLKVPEEPVYKPLVPDVDYHWSRFPLLEERAIYRMAHIKLANPRRPLHSQVLLSNFMYSYLAIVQAMHPQMNVPVSPQQKRLEEEARRKQQEQEYLAQQRSQEEQDAQEAMDQYDFDYHRAAVQYGESGSGEVDYVDDAQIYEDEHGNDNNRQDYSYDDPEGYGPGAKEYYHQYQDNGDDRRHDGRDDMW; translated from the exons ATGAGTCTCAATCGACCGCTGAGCTTCATCGGAGGCCCAACACCATACCAAGAATCACTTCCCCGACCGCCTCCCGATGGCCGATTTCTGACTGTTGATACTCGAAGAGCACTCAAGAGGACCGATTCCGAAGGCTCCGCTACCGAAACATCCCCTGTTAATGGCGACCCGAACAAAAGACCTCATCAGCTCTCTCCAAACCAGCGAAGCAACTCGTTCGAACAAGGACCTAAATCGCCATTGTCTCCTACGCTTTCACTTCGCGATGTTCAAGCCGACTCTCAATTCTCTCTTACCAACATTGACAATCCCAGTGATATTGCTCTGGAATTGAGTAATTTGCAAGCGCTCAGGCGGCTATCGATGGATGTTGGAAATAACAAGGATCCGGATATGCCACCCATGTCTTTAATGGCTATGCCGACAATAGCACCCAGcggcgacgacgatgaaaATGATCCCTCAAGACTCCTCTGGGTACCTGCAAGAGTCCATCCAGAACTCGCCCCTGGCGAGTTCAAGTCGTTCCTTGAGAATCGAGTTCAATCCATAAAACGAAGGTCCGGCGACTCATTTCTATCTGCTGATACCGATATGAGCGAAGGCGACTCGGGGATAGGGGGACTCAGACGGAAAAAGTCCATGCTATCTCGTCAAATAGATAGTTCCAGTGATCGGGGCTCTGTCGATTACGTTGATGGCGCTGACCGATTGGACCGCAAACGCTCACGCGGCCACAGCCATGAACTCAGCCTGGAAGAACTCGTCAAGGATCCTACAAAGGCGGTTCAGAAGTTTGCCCAAGAATCTCAAATAGCACCAACCGGACCTGAGGGTAGTATAGATGACCTACCAATTCTACCGGCTGCCCCTGGGATGGGTCTTCGCAGATCAACTCGAACAACGTATCGCAAGGGTGGCAGTATACGCACTGGACCCCTTGCCCGTCGATCCGGACACCGTCAGCAACCTAGTGGGGACCTGACGTCTGCTCTGGAAGCTCCGCCGGGTCATGGTCTTTCACGGGTTCAGTCAGAGCCTGTAGCAGACAACTACTCACGGCAGAATCAAGCAGTGAAGAGACCGCAGAACTTGTCCCAGGAGTCGTTGGAGGATTTTGAACACTACGATGGAGCCTCCCATGGAACTAATGGGGGCTATACAGACACATTTCAAGAGCAGCTACCTGTTCGATCATCACCAAGTCTTTCAACAGTTGATACTTCATCTTACAAGGACAGCCAAGACCAGAGCCAGCAGAAATTCCCTAAGCGATCATCGTCGCAGAACGCAAAAAACCCTCCGGTCTCTCAGAGGATGTCTGAACCTGAACCACCGATAGAGGAAGAACCTAGTCGTAGTAGCCGACGAAGCTTTAGTCGGCAGACTGCGCCACAGCCTGCCGCACAGCAGCAAACGTCTCGATCTTCTTATCCCCAAAGCCAGTCTTTGAATGACAATCTTGCAGCGAACCCATCACTCATCCCTGGCAGTGGCGCATCGCGAACCGACAGTCTGACTTTTATACCAACACTAACTCCAGAAGAGCGAAAACCAGACAAAAAGTCCAAGAAAGATAAGGATGATGAGGCGGGCTCGACCAAATCTGGAAGCGCTTGGAAATGGTTCAAGAGCAGTGAAGAcaaggataagaagaaggacgaaaGCAAGAGATCTAAGACCAAATCTCTTGGTGACAGGGGGCAAGACAACGCACGGCTGGATGTCATACAGACGTCGATCGATAAAAACGCACCCAAGGGCCGTGAAAGTCTTGTGCTTGACCGTGACAATGTAGAAAACAAACTACAGGAAGAGCGCAAGAAAGAAAGCCACCGCAAGAGCGACTCCAAGAGGGACAAAGACGGTAGCATCTTCTCATCTATCTTTGGAggcagcaagaagaaggaagagaaagagcgAAACTCGAAGAAGACTCAGCACCTCAAGGTCCCCGAGGAGCCAGTGTACAAGCCCTTAGTCCCCGATGTCGATTATCACTGGTCAAGATTTCCTCTGCTCGAGGAGAGGGCGATTTATCGAATGGCGCACATTAAACTGGCCAACCCACGTCGACCACTGCACAGCCAAGTTCTGCTGAGCAACTTCATGTACAGCTACCTGGCTATCGTCCAGGCCATGCATCCTCAAATGAACGTACCGGTGTCGCCGCAGCAAAAACgactggaagaagaagctcgaagGAAGCAACAGGAACAAGAATACCTGGCTCAACAAAGATCGCAGGAAGAGCAGGATGCTCAAGAAGCCATGGATCAATATGACTTCGACTATCATCGG GCTGCGGTACAATATGGCGAGTCAGGTAGTGGCGAGGTTGATTATGTTGACGATGCTCAGATTTATGAGGATGAGCACGGAAACGATAACAACCGCCAAGACTATAGCTACGATGACCCCGAGGGGTACGGCCCGGGGGCCAAAGAGTACTACCACCAGTATCAGGACAACGGTGATGATCGTCGGCATGATGGGCGGGATGACATGTGGTGA
- a CDS encoding hypothetical protein (TransMembrane:4 (i70-96o108-131i143-164o184-212i)): MSHNNSEMSGQVSIPLDRIPGPEEADNISQDFGSSTQNLSRPSTQDSKSPPSKTLRASEPPKKVCKPGTLLVLAHLALFHLPSVAITLTLVALYSVNLRWGDLSDEQLGYLQFVAKGHETLIILSLADILMHRVRYTLLQDRNGVPLGFLSSSFIIGSPISYFFSSELWTPLLRPRAKAQRISICIQLTGILIIICIIISAAAAPLSAIAIIPRSKLWHIRAPKEAEGRIHFLIGPLWETNPRPSGMYDWTNSMDDALYGLKSLLEDARMNHTQQITNVSFVQGERTISNALLEVYGPEGEEQSLAVATTPMAALQSRKGNWEDKPKNVLTKTWQKVLGDRFGSGWDTRVNLTAEEKLKEFRRVPTSRWKQPIVAVECSVNETTMDTATFMFNSNITNNKLILNAEDNDDFKAFLKNAIEGNGTLPKPSGQQRNSTLDVSPVHTRFLGLPGNRTSAAILFSRWAGPDDDRAEASLCRIYSRWVEADTWLEPGESVYQTQLDAPLLNIEAHFGSSIGAEDFNNMSKDWLNVTSNGELHTQDSPYEIIYRFCRTREYNACLAVSLATHMAYILSSTYSDSYGIQSPTSYEREPTTGDAVILLEYFIGGTVVSSSMAQFKLG; the protein is encoded by the exons ATGTCCCACAATAACTCGGAGATGTCTGGTCAGGTATCTATCCCTCTAGATAGAATCCCAGGACCAGAG GAAGCCGATAACATCAGTCAAGACTTTGGTTCTTCGACACAAAACCTGAGCCGTCCTTCGACACAAGATTCGAAAAGTCCCCCTTCCAAGACACTTCGTGCTTCAGAGCCCCCCAAGAAAGTCTGCAAGCCTGGAACGCTATTAGTTCTAGCACACTTAGCCCTCTTCCATCTGCCTTCGGTCGCGATCACTTTGACGCTTGTTGCATTGTATAGCGTCAACCTTCGCTGGGGGGATCTCAGTGATGAGCAACTGGGCTACCTGCAGTTTGTAGCAAAGGGACATGAAACACTTATAATCTTATCTTTAGCCGATATCTTAATGCATCGGGTGCGATATACCCTGTTACAAGACAGAAATGGTGTTCCGCTCGGCTTCCTTTCATCATCGTTCATTATAGGATCTCCTATTTCCTACTTTTTCAGTTCGGAATTATGGACACCGTTGTTACGACCTCGTGCAAAGGCCCAGCGCATCAGCATATGCATACAGCTTACAGGTATCCTTATCATCATATGTATCATAATCTCGGCTGCAGCCGCACCTCTTTCTGCCATCGCAATAATTCCAAGAAGCAAGTTGTGGCACATTCGCGCGCCCAAGGAAGCAGAAGGACGCATTCACTTCCTAATTGGGCCTTTATGGGAGACAAACCCCAGACCTTCAGGTATGTACGATTGGACCAATTCTATGGATGATGCTCTATATGGACTTAAGAGTCTATTGGAGGATGCGCGAATGAACCACACACAGCAAATCACCAATGTCTCGTTCGTCCAAGGCGAACGAACTATTTCGAATGCTCTACTAGAAGTTTATGGCCCAGAAGGCGAGGAACAATCACTGGCGGTTGCAACGACTCCAATGGCGGCTCTGCAATCGAGAAAGGGTAATTGGGAGGACAAACCTAAAAATGTGCTCACAAAAACTTGGCAGAAAGTCCTAGGTGACCGTTTTGGATCAGGATGGGATACAAGGGTAAACTTGACAGCAGAAGAGAAGTTGAAGGAGTTTCGACGAGTCCCAACAAGTCGATGGAAGCAGCCAATCGTTGCTGTCGAGTGCTCAGTGAACGAAACGACAATGGACACGGCAACATTTATGTTCAACTCCAACATTACCAACAACAAATTGATCCTGAACGCTGAAGATAACGATGACTTCAAAGCATTCCTCAAGAATGCGATAGAGGGTAACGGGACGTTACCGAAGCCTAGCGGGCAACAGCGTAACTCAACGCTAGATGTTTCTCCTGTTCATACCCGTTTCCTAGGTCTACCAGGCAACCGCACCAGCGCGGCAATACTATTCAGTCGCTGGGCCGGGCCTGATGACGACAGGGCCGAGGCGTCACTCTGTCGAATATACTCCCGATGGGTCGAAGCTGATACATGGCTGGAGCCCGGCGAATCTGTCTATCAAACCCAGCTTGACGCCCCCTTATTGAATATCGAAGCCCACTTTGGAAGCAGTATTGGGGCTGAGGATTTCAACAATATGAGCAAGGATTGGCTCAATGTTACAAGTAATGGGGAATTGCACACTCAAGACTCACCATACGAGATCATCTACCGCTTTTGTCGTACGAGGGAGTACAACGCTTGTCTTGCTGTTTCTCTGGCAACACATATGGCATACATATTATCGTCTACATATTCGGATAGTTACGGTATACAGTCACCGACGTCGTATGAACGAGAACCGACCACAGGTGATGCTGTCATTCTCTTGGAATATTTCATTGGGGG TACTGTGGTCTCGTCATCCATGGCACAGTTCAAGTTGGGGTAG
- the NUO31 gene encoding NADH-ubiquinone oxidoreductase 30.4 kDa subunit, mitochondrial (BUSCO:38879at5125): MATSISRSRALASALRPAKSSVQVRNDQAIRCLSNTARQYVAMPKESPNLRKAPRDHIGTLKAPIVNPADKYQSKSDNMHRYGAWLMGCLPKYVQQFSVWKDELTIYISPSGVYPVFSFLKYNTAAEFTQVSTVTAADYPTREHRFEIVYNLLSVRHNSRIRVKTYADEASPVPSITGLFDGANWYEREVYDLYGVFFAGHPDLRRIMTDYGFEGHPLRKDFPLTGYTEIRYDEEKKRIVTEPLELTQAFRNFEGGSSAWEPVGAGQDRTPESFKLPTPKPEEKKEEEKK; the protein is encoded by the exons ATGGCGACCAGCATTTCTCGAAGCAGGGCTTTGGCCTCAGCTCTCCGACCCGCGAAGTCCTCCGTCCAGGTCCGCAACGATCAAGCAATCCGATGCTTGTCCAACACGGCTCGTCAATATGTCGCAATGCCCAAGGAAAGCCCCAACCTGCGAAAGGCCCCTCGCGACCACATCGGCACTCTCAAGGCTCCTATCGTCAACCCTGCCGACAAGTACCAGAGCAAGTCTGACAACATGCACCGCTACGGTGCCTGGTTGATGGGCTGCCTTCCCAAATACGTCCAGCAGTTCTCCGTCTGGAAGGATGAACTCACCATCTACATCTCTCCCTCGGGTGTCTACCCTGTCTTCAGCTTCTTGAAGT ACAACACTGCTGCCGAGTTCACCCAGGTCAGCACAGTTACTGCTGCCGATTACCCCACGCGCGAGCACCGTTTCGAAATTGTCTACAACCTTCTCTCGGTCCGCCACAACTCCCGAATCCGTGTCAAGACCTACGCCGACGAGGCTTCTCCTGTTCCCAGTATCACTGGACTGTTTGACGGTGCCAACTGGTACGAGCGAGAGGTGTACGACCTTTACGGTGTCTTCTTTGCTGGTCACCCCGATCTCCGACGAATCATGACTGATTACGGTTTTGAGGGTCACCCTCTACGCAAGGATTTCCCCTTGACGGGTTACACTGAGATTAGATacgacgaggagaagaagcgtaTTGTCACTGAGCCTCTGGAGCTCACCCAGGCTTTCCGTAACTTTGAGGGTGGTTCCAGCGCCTGGGAGCCTGTTGGAGCTGGACAAGACCGCACACCTGAGTCATTCAAACTGCCAACACCCAAGcctgaggagaagaaggaggaggagaagaaatAA
- a CDS encoding hypothetical protein (TransMembrane:1 (o116-133i)) — protein MVNKTELDSSLLDLPLPQLTKTTITSEYWASQHQDQHLNSVDFDLQSFWTYYNKECVRALHNGGRYVALRSHRDVVDCIRKLKSGMLRHDIKEELRDKLTTLHDNEDEMLNNSIDLAASLLLMMSFCSFAYGFSGRSHLRWSHGSLESFVSTYFDPGASQLAKENVKMEKIFTAHNLCRIAGLDIVWTDNLVDHLRLTDDDQRVHIFHHASFLYVQQQSVDSLLPKGLADETLQTLALLFPSSDVETRKWFSQLSDAGLDKRVIQCGQLKTDHRQTERFRFWNDRLVVLKQVFDEAQPKSLSQWWHDRRNGVQWYRSSIATLLNVYCPPLILVSSTGTHSG, from the exons ATGGTAAACAAGACGGAACTCGATTCGAGCTTGCTGGATCTCCCGCTACCACAACTTACCAAAACAACGATAACCAGCGAGTACTGGGCCTCTCAGCACCAAGATCAACATCTCAACAGCGTGGACTTTGACCTGCAATCCTTTTGGACATACTACAACAAAGAATGCGTCAGAGCCCTCCATAACGGAGGACGATACGTGGCTCTGAGATCACACCGTGATGTGGTCGATTGCATCCGCAAACTCAAGAGCGGGATGCTGCGCCATGATATCAAGGAGGAGCTGAGAGATAAACTCACAACGCTTCACGACAATGAAGACGAAATGCTCAACAACTCAATAGACTTGGCCGCCAGTCTTCTTTTAATGATGAGCTTCTGCAGCTTCGCGTACGGCTTCTCTGGTAGAAGCCATCTCCGTTGGAGTCATGGGTCCCTGGAGAGCTTTGTATCAACTTACTTTGACCCTGGAGCTTCCCAGCTGGCCAAGGAGAATGTCAAGATGGAAAAGATATTCACGGCACACAACCTGTGTCGCATCGCAGGGCTGGATATCGTTTGGACTGATAACTTGGTAGATCATCTTCGATTGACTGATGACGATCAACGTGTACACATCTTCCATCATGCTTCTTTCCTATATGTCCAACAACAGAG TGTCGACTCCCTACTACCCAAAGGCCTCGCGGACGAGACTTTGCAGACATTAGCACTCCTCTTCCCATCCTCAGACGTGGAAACAAGAAAGTGGTTCTCCCAGCTATCTGACGCTGGTCTTGACAAACGAGTCATTCAGTGTGGACAACTCAAAACGGACCATCGACAAACTGAAAGGTTTAGATTTTGGAATGATCGTCTTGTCGTGTTGAAGCAGGTCTTTGACGAAGCACAGCCAAAATCATTATCGCAATGGTGGCATGATAGACGGAACGGCGTCCAATGGTACCGCTCCTCGATAGCAACTCTTCTCAACGTATATTGTCCTCCGCTAATACTAGTCTCATCAACAGGTACACATTCTGGGTAG